Proteins encoded in a region of the Diospyros lotus cultivar Yz01 chromosome 9, ASM1463336v1, whole genome shotgun sequence genome:
- the LOC127810062 gene encoding sterol 14-demethylase isoform X1 — protein MPPLSLKMEIGNEFWNVGLVVVATLVIAKLISAFLIPKSQKRLPPVVKAWPLVGGLVRFLKGPVVMLREEYPKMGSVFTLKLLNKNITFLIGPEVSAHFFKAPESDLSQQEVYQFNVPTFGPGVVFDVDYSVRQEQFRFFTEALRVTKLKGYVDQMVMEAEDYFSKWGDCGEVDLKYELEHLIILTASRCLLGEEVRNKLFDDVSALFHDLDNGMLPISVIFPYLPIPAHSRRDQARKKLAEIFVNIIAARKQTGKSENDMLQCFMDSKYKCGRQTTESEVTGLLIAALFAGQHTSSITSTWTGAYLLTNKKYLSAVLDEQKNLVEKHGNKVDHDTLSEMEVLYRCIKEALRLHPPLIMLLRSSHSDFSVKTREGKEYDIPKGHIVATSPAFANRLSHIYKDPDMYDPDRFAPGREEDKTTGAFSYISFGGGRHGCLGEPFAYLQIKAIWSHLLRNFEFELVSPFPEIDWNAMVVGVKGKVMVRYKRRELPIN, from the exons AT GCCCCCTTTGAGTTTAAAAATGGAAATCGGGAACGAGTTTTGGAATGTGGGCCTTGTCGTTGTGGCCACTCTCGTCATCGCAAAACTCATCTCCGCCTTTCTGATTCCCAAATCTCAGAAACGCTTGCCGCCGGTGGTTAAGGCATGGCCCCTCGTCGGAGGGCTCGTCCGGTTCTTGAAAGGGCCGGTGGTGATGCTCCGGGAGGAGTATCCGAAAATGGGGAGTGTTTTCACTCTGAAATTGTTGAACAAGAACATCACATTCTTGATCGGGCCGGAGGTTTCTGCCCATTTCTTCAAGGCCCCTGAATCCGATCTCAGCCAGCAGGAGGTCTACCAGTTCAACGTCCCCACGTTCGGGCCCGGTGTCGTTTTCGACGTCGATTACTCGGTGCGGCAGGAGCAGTTCCGGTTCTTCACCGAGGCGCTCAGAGTCACCAAATTGAAAGGCTATGTCGATCAGATGGTTATGGAAGCTGAG GATTACTTTTCAAAATGGGGAGACTGTGGTGAGGTGGACTTAAAATATGAACTGGAGCATCTAATCATCTTGACCGCCAGCAGATGTCTATTGGGCGAAGAAGTACGCAACAAACTCTTTGATGATGTGTCTGCCCTCTTTCATGACCTTGATAATGGGATGCTCCCAATTAGTGTCATATTCCCCTACTTGCCCATTCCAGCCCACAGCCGCCGAGACCAGGCTCGCAAGAAGCTTGCAGAAATCTTTGTAAATATTATAGCCGCCCGTAAACAAACTGGAAAATCAGAGAATGACATGCTGCAGTGTTTCATGGACTCAAAGTACAAATGTGGTCGCCAAACAACCGAGTCTGAGGTCACTGGCCTGCTAATTGCTGCTCTCTTTGCCGGTCAGCATACAAGCTCCATCACCTCCACTTGGACGGGGGCCTACCTTCTCACAAACAAGAAGTACTTATCAGCTGTGTTGGACGAGCAAAAAAACCTGGTGGAAAAGCACGGAAACAAGGTTGATCATGATACCCTGTCTGAGATGGAAGTCTTGTATAGATGTATCAAGGAAGCCTTGCGCCTGCACCCTCCTCTGATCATGCTTCTGCGTAGCTCCCACAGCGACTTCAGTGTGAAAACAAGGGAAGGGAAAGAATACGACATTCCAAAGGGCCACATTGTTGCCACATCTCCCGCATTTGCTAATCGTCTCTCTCATATTTACAAGGATCCCGACATGTATGACCCAGACCGATTTGCTCCTGGTcgagaagaagataaaacaaCCGGGGCATTCTCGTACATATCTTTTGGCGGTGGCAGGCATGGGTGTCTGGGTGAGCCATTTGCGTATCTTCAAATAAAGGCGATTTGGAGCCATTTGCTGCGAAATTTCGAGTTCGAACTGGTCTCACCCTTTCCAGAGATTGACTGGAATGCCATGGTTGTGGGAGTGAAAGGAAAGGTTATGGTGCGGTACAAGCGCCGAGAACTTCCAATTAACTAA
- the LOC127809158 gene encoding uncharacterized protein LOC127809158, translating into MGSVAISPESEHVRESWEEQRVDFDDTDIERSKVGIMRAIVEGQDPSAKEVDDLMIRRFLRARDLDIEKGSNLLVKYLNWRREFVPKGSISASEIPNELAQNKLFMQGVDKMGRPVVVGFGGRHKPAKGGLEEFKRFVVYSLDKICARMPNGQEKFLCIGDFEGWGYTNSDVRGYLAALSILQDCYPERLGKLFVIHVPYLFMTAWKAVYPFIDKKTKKKIVFVEDRKLTSTLLADIDESQLADIYGGKLPLVPMQDC; encoded by the exons ATGGGTTCAGTGGCAATATCCCCTGAAAGTGAGCATGTACGTGAGAGTTGGGAAGAACAAAGGGTGGATTTCGATGACACTGACATAGAGCGCAGCAAAGTGGGGATCATGAGAGCCATTGTTGAAGGTCAAGACCCTTCTGCCAAG GAAGTGGATGACCTGATGATCCGGAGATTTCTAAGAGCTCGTGATCTGGACATTGAGAAGGGTTCTAACCTACTTGTGAAATACCTGAACTGGAGGCGAGAGTTTGTTCCAAAGGGCTCCATATCTGCATCAGAAATTCCAAATGAACTTGCCCAAAACAAGTTGTTTATGCAGGGAGTGGACAAGATGGGGCGACCCGTAGTAGTTGGTTTTGGCGGCCGACACAAACCCGCTAAGGGGGGTCTAGAGGAGTTCAAGC GTTTTGTGGTTTATAGTCTCGACAAGATATGCGCCAG AATGCCAAACGGACAAGAGAAATTCCTTTGTATTGGAGACTTTGAGGGATGGGGATACACCAACAGTGACGTTCGAGGATACCTGGCAGCTCTGTCGATCTTACAG GATTGCTACCCTGAGAGACTTGGGAAGTTATTTGTAATCCACGTGCCTTACTTGTTTATGACGGCATGGAAAGCTGTGTATCCATTTATCGACAAGAAAACGAAGAAGAAG ATAGTATTTGTAGAGGACAGGAAACTGACTTCGACTCTGCTGGCTGACATCGATGAGAGTCAACTTGCAGACATTTATGGAGGCAAGTTACCATTAGTTCCAATGCAAGATTGTTAA
- the LOC127810062 gene encoding sterol 14-demethylase isoform X2, whose protein sequence is MEIGNEFWNVGLVVVATLVIAKLISAFLIPKSQKRLPPVVKAWPLVGGLVRFLKGPVVMLREEYPKMGSVFTLKLLNKNITFLIGPEVSAHFFKAPESDLSQQEVYQFNVPTFGPGVVFDVDYSVRQEQFRFFTEALRVTKLKGYVDQMVMEAEDYFSKWGDCGEVDLKYELEHLIILTASRCLLGEEVRNKLFDDVSALFHDLDNGMLPISVIFPYLPIPAHSRRDQARKKLAEIFVNIIAARKQTGKSENDMLQCFMDSKYKCGRQTTESEVTGLLIAALFAGQHTSSITSTWTGAYLLTNKKYLSAVLDEQKNLVEKHGNKVDHDTLSEMEVLYRCIKEALRLHPPLIMLLRSSHSDFSVKTREGKEYDIPKGHIVATSPAFANRLSHIYKDPDMYDPDRFAPGREEDKTTGAFSYISFGGGRHGCLGEPFAYLQIKAIWSHLLRNFEFELVSPFPEIDWNAMVVGVKGKVMVRYKRRELPIN, encoded by the exons ATGGAAATCGGGAACGAGTTTTGGAATGTGGGCCTTGTCGTTGTGGCCACTCTCGTCATCGCAAAACTCATCTCCGCCTTTCTGATTCCCAAATCTCAGAAACGCTTGCCGCCGGTGGTTAAGGCATGGCCCCTCGTCGGAGGGCTCGTCCGGTTCTTGAAAGGGCCGGTGGTGATGCTCCGGGAGGAGTATCCGAAAATGGGGAGTGTTTTCACTCTGAAATTGTTGAACAAGAACATCACATTCTTGATCGGGCCGGAGGTTTCTGCCCATTTCTTCAAGGCCCCTGAATCCGATCTCAGCCAGCAGGAGGTCTACCAGTTCAACGTCCCCACGTTCGGGCCCGGTGTCGTTTTCGACGTCGATTACTCGGTGCGGCAGGAGCAGTTCCGGTTCTTCACCGAGGCGCTCAGAGTCACCAAATTGAAAGGCTATGTCGATCAGATGGTTATGGAAGCTGAG GATTACTTTTCAAAATGGGGAGACTGTGGTGAGGTGGACTTAAAATATGAACTGGAGCATCTAATCATCTTGACCGCCAGCAGATGTCTATTGGGCGAAGAAGTACGCAACAAACTCTTTGATGATGTGTCTGCCCTCTTTCATGACCTTGATAATGGGATGCTCCCAATTAGTGTCATATTCCCCTACTTGCCCATTCCAGCCCACAGCCGCCGAGACCAGGCTCGCAAGAAGCTTGCAGAAATCTTTGTAAATATTATAGCCGCCCGTAAACAAACTGGAAAATCAGAGAATGACATGCTGCAGTGTTTCATGGACTCAAAGTACAAATGTGGTCGCCAAACAACCGAGTCTGAGGTCACTGGCCTGCTAATTGCTGCTCTCTTTGCCGGTCAGCATACAAGCTCCATCACCTCCACTTGGACGGGGGCCTACCTTCTCACAAACAAGAAGTACTTATCAGCTGTGTTGGACGAGCAAAAAAACCTGGTGGAAAAGCACGGAAACAAGGTTGATCATGATACCCTGTCTGAGATGGAAGTCTTGTATAGATGTATCAAGGAAGCCTTGCGCCTGCACCCTCCTCTGATCATGCTTCTGCGTAGCTCCCACAGCGACTTCAGTGTGAAAACAAGGGAAGGGAAAGAATACGACATTCCAAAGGGCCACATTGTTGCCACATCTCCCGCATTTGCTAATCGTCTCTCTCATATTTACAAGGATCCCGACATGTATGACCCAGACCGATTTGCTCCTGGTcgagaagaagataaaacaaCCGGGGCATTCTCGTACATATCTTTTGGCGGTGGCAGGCATGGGTGTCTGGGTGAGCCATTTGCGTATCTTCAAATAAAGGCGATTTGGAGCCATTTGCTGCGAAATTTCGAGTTCGAACTGGTCTCACCCTTTCCAGAGATTGACTGGAATGCCATGGTTGTGGGAGTGAAAGGAAAGGTTATGGTGCGGTACAAGCGCCGAGAACTTCCAATTAACTAA
- the LOC127810353 gene encoding uncharacterized protein LOC127810353 translates to MATVSKLSSPNPTCSSPTSFNPKLVRSRCLIELNTKSSFNRRLSSSRLSIHDNHAPAPSMVIKCSQFDGNGPQIKRTVLHDLYEKAGQSPWYDNLRRPVTDLLPLIERGVRGVTSNPTIFQKAISSSDAYNDQFRELVQSEKDIESAYWELVVKDIQDACRLFEPIYDQTDGADGYVSVEVSPRLAHDTTGTIEAAKWLHKVVNRPNVYIKIPATADCVPSIKEVISCGISVNVTLIFSLTRYEEVIDAYLDGLEASGLSDLSRVTSVASFFVSRVDTLVDKLLEKIGTPEALDLRGKAANAQAVLAYQLYQKKFSGPRWEALVKKGAKKQRLLWASTSVKNPAYPDTLYVAPLIGPDTVSTMPDQALEAFIDHGTVSRTIDANVSEAEGIYSALEKLGIDWGYVGTQLEAEGVDSFEKSFDDLLVSLQDKANSLQLVSP, encoded by the exons ATGGCTACCGTTTCGAAGCTCTCCAGTCCCAACCCTACGTGTTCCTCCCCCACTTCCTTCAACCCCAAACTTGTGCGTTCTCGATGTTTGATCGAACTCAATACTAAATCCTCCTTTAATCGAAGACTTTCATCGTCTAGGCTCTCCATCCACGACAACCACGCTCCAGCCCCCTCGATGGT AATCAAATGCTCCCAATTTGATGGAAATGGACCCCAAATCAAGAGAACAGTTCTTCACGATCTGTATGAGAAAGCAGGTCAGAGTCCATGGTATGATAACCTTCGCCGCCCTGTTACTGATCTACTTCCCTTGATTGAACGTGGTGTCAGAGGTGTGACCAGCAACCCAACG ATTTTCCAGAAAGCAATATCAAGTTCAGATGCTTACAATGACCAGTTCAG AGAACTTGTACAGTCAGAAAAAGACATTGAAAGTGCATACTGGGAACTTGTGGTGAAGGACATTCAAGACGCATGCAGACTTTTTGAACCAATCTATGATCAGACAGATGGGGCCGATGGCTATGTTTCTGTTGAAGTTTCTCCAAGACTTGCTCATGATACCACAGGGACTATTGAAGCTGCAAAATGGCTTCATAAAGTGGTTAATCGCCCCAATGTCTACATAAAGATTCCTGCCACGGCTGATTGTGTCCCCTCAATCAAGGAAGTTATTTCATGTGGCATAAGCGTCAATGTTACC CTCATTTTCTCGCTCACTAGATATGAAGAAGTAATTGATGCTTACTTGGATGGCCTTGAGGCTTCTGGGCTAAGTGACCTGTCCAGAGTAACAAGTGTTGCTTCCTTCTTTGTTAGTCGTGTGGACACACTTGTTGACAAGCTGCTTGAGAAAATAGGAACCCCTGAGGCCCTTGATCTCCGAGGAAAG GCTGCAAATGCTCAGGCGGTTTTGGCATACCAGCTCTATCAGAAGAAATTCTCTGGTCCCAGATGGGAGGCTTTGGTGAAGAAAGGTGCCAAGAAGCAGAGACTGTTGTGGGCATCCACTAGTGTCAAGAACCCTGCTTATCCTGACACATTATATGTTGCCCCTCTGATTGGACCTGACACA GTGTCAACCATGCCTGACCAAGCTCTGGAAGCATTTATCGACCATGGCACAGTGTCGAGGACCATCGATGCAAATGTATCTGAAGCCGAAGGCATCTATAGCGCCCTTGAGAAGTTGGGCATTGATTGGGGATATGTTGGTACTCAACTTGAAGCGGAGGGAGTGGACTCCTTCGAGAAGAGCTTCGATGACTTACTTGTTAGTCTCCAAGACAAGGCAAACTCTCTTCAACTCGTTAGCCCGTAA